The following DNA comes from Candidatus Methylacidiphilales bacterium.
AAATCCGGCGCTTGTTGCTGGCGCCCAAATCCAGCAGCCAGACGTCCGGGTAACCGCTTTTGAAGGATGTGAAGGCGATGAGGTTGCCCTGGGCGTTGAATTTGGGGCCGAGGTTGGTGGAGTTGTCCTTGGTCAATTCGCGTACCACGCCGCCATCCAAATCCATGAGGTAAAGTTCCTTGTGGCCGGAGTCGGCGGCAACAAACACGACCCTGCTTGTGGCGATGCCCGGAGATCCGGTGACGGCCTGGACGATGGCGTCAGCGAATTGATGTACAGCGCTGCGCCAGTCGCCGGGAAAGGTCTGGTTGAAATTCTGGCTGCCGGAAAGGCTGCCCGCCAATCCCGTGGCACCCAAGCTTCCCTTGGCGGTGAAGGCGGCAGCATCGGCCGTGGCGATGACAAAGTCTCCGGACAACTTCAGGTCGGTTTGCAAAAGGGCGGTGGCCGCGCTGCCATTCGGGCCGCTGATGGGCGCGGCATAGATCTTGATCTTGTTCTCGCCAACCACTTCGATTTCCTGTCCTGACAGGTGGTTCAACAGGCAAAATGCGGCGGGCAACAGCAGGCAAAGATGCTTCAGATTGGCCTTAATCATAAACCCGCAAGGTTTGCAGCCTTTGCCAAAAAGGCGAGAAAATTTGAGGGGAGCGTCAATCAGTCATTCAGGCGGAAACG
Coding sequences within:
- a CDS encoding TolB family protein — translated: MIKANLKHLCLLLPAAFCLLNHLSGQEIEVVGENKIKIYAAPISGPNGSAATALLQTDLKLSGDFVIATADAAAFTAKGSLGATGLAGSLSGSQNFNQTFPGDWRSAVHQFADAIVQAVTGSPGIATSRVVFVAADSGHKELYLMDLDGGVVRELTKDNSTNLGPKFNAQGNLIAFTSFKSGYPDVWLLDLGASNKRRISFYPGLNSGPSFSPDGSRVALTLSKDGNTELYTIASGGGSPERLTHSVGTEASPTYSPDGGRIAYVSDDRGSAQLYIIASNGGAPQRFNTYSPYTTEPDWSPDGRLLAYSVRIAGQNQIAISEIVGGKQTILTASGINETPSWCRNSRHLVFSRDGKLYLLDSKTKQTVQLDNGLNRCSEPAVSR